The Misgurnus anguillicaudatus chromosome 21, ASM2758022v2, whole genome shotgun sequence genome includes a window with the following:
- the ccnb2 gene encoding G2/mitotic-specific cyclin-B2 yields the protein MEMHALRNANNPVFIGGKAGPVNGGTRRAVFGEISNFAHKPVQTKKSLLVKPTVRQNVLPKRAHVEPELPQPAEVVPPAQGDVSMKEDELCQAFSSTLFPVDDIDEGDADMPQLCSEYVKDIYKYLQSLEAQQPIHPCYMHGYDINGRMRALLVDWLIQVHSRFQLLQETLYMTVAILDRFLQVQPVTRKKLQLVGVTAMLIACKYEEIFVPGVGDFAYIADDAFTKAQIREMEMLILSGLNFELGRPLPLHFLRRASKAGNADAEKHTLAKYFLELTLLDYDMVHYHPSETAAAALCLSQLVLDGQKWSPTQQHYSTYDEAHLKPIMQHIAKNVVSVNEGLSKHVSVKKKYSSSKLMKISLLPQLKSSLVKDLAAPLLSSS from the exons ATGGAAATGCACGCTTTG CGCAATGCAAACAACCCTGTGTTCATTGGTGGCAAAGCAGGGCCTGTAAATGGCGGTACAAGGAGGGCAGTGTTTGGCGAAATCTCAAATTTTGCTCATAAACCAGTTCAAACCAAG AAGAGTCTACTTGTAAAACCAACTGTCCGGCAAAATGTGCTACCAAAACGTGCCCATGTAGAGCCGGAGCTCCCCCAACCTGCTGAAGTTGTACCCCCAGCTCAAGGTGATGTCAGTATGAAGGAAGATGAGTTGTGTCAAGCCTTTTCCAGCACCCTCTTTCCAGTCGACGATATTGATGAAGGTGATGCCGACATGCCCCAGTTGTGTTCCGAGTATGTTAAGGACATCTATAAATATCTGCAAAGCCTTGAG GCTCAACAACCCATTCATCCTTGTTATATGCATGGCTATGACATCAATGGGCGCATGCGTGCTCTCCTGGTTGACTGGCTGATTCAGGTGCACTCAAGGTTTCAACTGCTGCAGGAGACTTTGTACATGACTGTGGCCATTCTTGACCGCTTCCTTCAG GTCCAACCAGTGACCCGCAAGAAGCTACAGCTAGTGGGGGTTACTGCAATGTTGATCGCTTGTAAATATGAAGAGATCTTTGTGCCTGGGGTTGGGGACTTTGCTTACATTGCTGATGATGCTTTCACAAAAGCTCAGATTCGAGAGATGGAGATGTTGATTCTCAGTGGGCTGAACTTCGAGCTTGGACGTCCTTTGCCCCTGCATTTTCTGCGGCGAGCATCAAAGGCTGGAAAT GCGGATGCAGAAAAGCATACACTTGCGAAGTATTTTCTTGAACTGACGCTGCTCGATTATGACATGGTCCATTATCACCCTTCTGAGACTGCGGCTGCTGCGCTGTGCCTTTCACAACTTGTGCTTGATGGCCAAAAATGG TCACCAACCCAACAACACTACTCCACATATGATGAGGCTCACTTAAAGCCTATCATGCAGCACATTGCCAAAAATGTTGTTAGCGTCAATGAGGGTCTCTCCAAGCATGTG AGTGTGAAGAAAAAGTATTCAAGCAGTAAGTTGATGAAGATCAGCCTCCTTCCTCAGTTGAAGTCTTCGCTTGTAAAGGATCTTGCTGCACCTTTGCTGTCCAGCTCTTGa